The genomic segment ggTCATTAATATCCAAGCTCtactaatatctaataaatttcCTACCTGTACTGAACCCATATTATTCatcaattgatattttaaattatcatcccAAAGTTTACGATCGTGCAAATCTTTTAATAGATGTGGATTCACAACcttaaacacaaacattttttaaaaataaaatgaaaaacttaaattaagtaaattaaaattacctgAATTTCTTTTGGTTTACTTTCTCCCAAtgaaatatacctacgtttaacATTGGTGTCTAAGGGTTCAATAGAATTCACTTTTCCACAAATTGTTGACTCAACTTCAGTATTTGAAGTAACTGTCACCAGAGAATTTCGTAATCCATGttgtgtaatttttgtttttagattattCCAATCCCATAAATTCGAAGGTTTTACATTCCACAAATCAAATTGTAATAACTGCATAAAACAAATCTATAAGTctatgtacaaatattaaatatttaataattgttgtctTACCCCTTTACTTGTCGGACTATTTGGAAATGTCTTATACGGTCCATTTGTAGTAGCTAGTTCACAACTTGCTTCTAAAGCACCATAATAAATAGATTCGTGAATTTGTGTGTTAAGAACTCTAGCTTCTTTATTATCAAAAggatatttcattttaataaataaatctgcTAATCCTTGGACACCAATTCCAATGGCccattgattttgttttaagccTAATTCCAATTGTTTTtcctaaaagaaaattattaaacacttatacagtggaatattatgataaagtaTAGAATTTTACCTTGTtaagtataacattattgttatcaattattttattcaaatcataAGTTAATTTCTTTGCTGTTTCCTTAAGTttggaaaaatcaaaaatattttctgatgtTAAAAACATATCTACTGAAATTGAAGCAGTAGTACATGTGGCCacctattgaatattattgaaattaaatttataataaacataaatattactgtatttgacatataaaatgataaatatttatgaatttgtctttattttttatgctacatagtaatacatttctatagataaaatatgtaaggTTACTTCATCAGATGCAGTAAACTGTACAGTATCTCCATTTCTACCAGCACATTGGATTGTTCCCAAATGAGATTCGTTGCTTTTAGCATTACACGCATctttaaataacaatagtgGCAAACCAGTTTCAATCTGAGATTGAATAATTTGTGACCATAACTTTTTTGCTTCAATTTGCCTCATAAcaaaacttttactttttaattcatacctaggaatattaataataataataacttactatttaaataaaatatttttttaattacttagatAAATAACTTACTCTTTATAAAGGTTATCAAACTCTTTTCCATGGACATCTATAAGTCCAGGACAATGATCAGGACTCATGAAACTCCACATTTGGTCATTTTGTACTCTTCTCATAAATTCATCTGGTATCCATAAGGCTAGTTgacagttttttaattttatatctgcAATAGAAGTCATTCTAATTTGGTCGATGACTTTCATTATATCTGCATGCCAGAGTTCACAATAAATTGTTACACCTTTAATGCTCTTAGGCCTTTCTAATGTTTCTGAATTGCGGACTATGGAATCATATTGTTTCAACATAAGAGGGAGACCACTAGATTCCCCATAGCTGCCTTGAATATAAGTGCCTGCAGCACGTATTTTGTGTACATGAAGAGCAACACTTGAATAAGGCAAAATAAATGAAGACAAACGGATGGACGTATCATAAATACCATCAATGCTGTCTGCTATCATTGCTACTGAGTAATggctaataaaatacaaatataagtatacattttttttctagaaaatcttaaattttaccTTATAACTGACACATTGAGTTTTCTAGCAGCTGGCTGCAATTGCATAACTACTGGAGAAAACATACATAACTTTTGAGATAACATTTTGTATGTTTCAATAGCTGAATCAATATCATCTCC from the Acyrthosiphon pisum isolate AL4f chromosome X, pea_aphid_22Mar2018_4r6ur, whole genome shotgun sequence genome contains:
- the LOC107884892 gene encoding ribonucleoside-diphosphate reductase large subunit-like, producing MIADSIDGIYDTSIRLSSFILPYSSVALHVHKIRAAGTYIQGSYGESSGLPLMLKQYDSIVRNSETLERPKSIKGVTIYCELWHADIMKVIDQIRMTSIADIKLKNCQLALWIPDEFMRRVQNDQMWSFMSPDHCPGLIDVHGKEFDNLYKEYELKSKSFVMRQIEAKKLWSQIIQSQIETGLPLLLFKDACNAKSNESHLGTIQCAGRNGDTVQFTASDEVATCTTASISVDMFLTSENIFDFSKLKETAKKLTYDLNKIIDNNNVILNKEKQLELGLKQNQWAIGIGVQGLADLFIKMKYPFDNKEARVLNTQIHESIYYGALEASCELATTNGPYKTFPNSPTSKGLLQFDLWNVKPSNLWDWNNLKTKITQHGLRNSLVTVTSNTEVESTICGKVNSIEPLDTNVKRRYISLGESKPKEIQVVNPHLLKDLHDRKLWDDNLKYQLMNNMGSVQEIKGLPEDLKQLYKTKWEIDQKDLIIMAADRAPFIDQSQAFSLNMVKADEDIISEMLISTWKMGLKTAVCQLRINQTEEHLRD